From the genome of Glycine max cultivar Williams 82 chromosome 2, Glycine_max_v4.0, whole genome shotgun sequence, one region includes:
- the LOC100797944 gene encoding uncharacterized protein has product MLFRTYPMGPIVIIHRPERVVRQFGYVQTIPPHTPGSRLSLEDIDDMWMHFSDYLAPVGQICVVLGQCASNYIHWFYMISHPFLTPTQPGGLTKHPPMMQHDTYVEPDMPEVPVAPTAMEETPAHAPFDVEQPRHAVVACQAIAEWLKRLLNLRIAIAGTKVHDIMEDCLRIAKGVTAECNVYVRLRRRRRTDQP; this is encoded by the exons ATGCTTTTTAGGACATATCCGATGGGTCCCATTGTCATCATACACCGACCAGAGAGGGTGGTGCGGCAATTTGGATATGTTCAGACCATTCCTCCACACACTCCGGGTTCAAGGTTATCCTTGGAAGATATCGATGACATGTGGATGCATTTCTCTGACTATCTTGCACCAGTGGGGCAGATTTGTGTTGTGCTAGGACAATGTGCATCAAATTACATCCATTGGTTCTACATGATTTCGCATCCATTCTTGACACCGACACAGCCCGGGGGTCTAACCAAACATCCTCCTATGATGCAACATGACACATATGTGGAGCCAGATATGCCTGAGGTCCCAGTGGCACCAACAGCTATGGAAGAAACACCTGCACATGCCCCTTTTGATGTGGAGCAGcctagacatgcagtg GTGGCTTGCCAAGCAATCGCAGAATGGTTGAAGCGTTTGCTCAACCTAAGGATAGCCATTGCAGGCACAAAAGTACACGATATCATGGAAGACTGCTTAAGGATTGCTAAGGGTGTCACTGCAGAGTGCAATGTTTATGTCAGGTTGCGACGAAGGCGGCGCACGGATCAACCATAG